The following coding sequences are from one Corallococcus soli window:
- the aroF gene encoding 3-deoxy-7-phosphoheptulonate synthase, with amino-acid sequence MLIVMRPDATAQDIERVNDEIRRRGWHPHAIAGGSRTAIGITGNPGAVEPEPFRVLPGVADAVAISQPFKLVSREVKPDDSIVRVGHLNIGGPAIHVIAGPCSVESREQIVSTAHAVKKAGATMLRGGAFKPRTSPYEFQGLKGDGLALLAEARKETGLLVTTEVKDTATLAAVVEHTDILQVGARNMQNFSLLEAVGETRKPVLLKRGISATIKELLMAAEYIVSRGNTQVILCERGIRTFENMTRNTLDLNAIPMLKGLTHLPVFVDPSHGIGVRKAVPAMMRAAIAAGADGIIVEVHPDPPRAKSDGFQSLDFSEFEKAMGEVSAIAKAMGRELVRLG; translated from the coding sequence ATGTTGATCGTGATGCGCCCCGACGCGACGGCCCAGGACATCGAGCGTGTGAACGACGAGATCCGCCGCCGTGGGTGGCATCCGCACGCGATCGCAGGCGGCTCCCGCACGGCCATTGGCATCACGGGCAACCCGGGCGCGGTGGAGCCGGAGCCCTTCCGCGTGCTGCCCGGCGTCGCGGACGCGGTCGCCATCTCCCAGCCGTTCAAGCTGGTCAGCCGCGAGGTGAAGCCCGACGACAGCATCGTGCGCGTGGGCCACCTGAACATCGGCGGCCCGGCCATCCACGTCATCGCCGGGCCCTGCTCGGTGGAGTCGCGCGAGCAGATCGTCTCCACCGCGCACGCGGTCAAGAAGGCGGGCGCCACCATGCTGCGCGGCGGCGCGTTCAAGCCCCGCACCAGCCCCTATGAGTTCCAGGGCCTCAAGGGTGACGGCCTCGCGCTGCTCGCGGAGGCGCGCAAGGAGACGGGCCTGCTCGTCACCACGGAGGTGAAGGACACCGCCACCCTGGCCGCCGTCGTGGAGCACACCGACATCCTCCAGGTGGGCGCGCGCAACATGCAGAACTTCAGCCTGCTGGAAGCGGTGGGCGAAACGCGCAAGCCGGTGCTGCTCAAGCGCGGCATCAGCGCCACCATCAAGGAGCTGCTGATGGCGGCCGAATACATCGTCTCGCGCGGCAACACCCAGGTCATCCTCTGCGAGCGCGGCATTCGCACGTTCGAGAACATGACGCGCAACACGTTGGACCTGAACGCCATCCCCATGCTCAAGGGGCTGACGCACCTGCCCGTGTTCGTGGACCCCTCCCACGGCATCGGCGTGCGCAAGGCCGTGCCGGCGATGATGCGGGCGGCCATCGCGGCGGGCGCCGACGGCATCATCGTCGAGGTGCACCCGGATCCGCCGCGCGCGAAGTCGGACGGCTTCCAGTCGCTGGACTTCTCCGAGTTCGAGAAGGCCATGGGCGAAGTGAGCGCCATCGCCAAGGCGATGGGCCGCGAACTGGTCCGGTTGGGATAG
- a CDS encoding NAD(P)/FAD-dependent oxidoreductase, translating into MAKPGVIVVGAGLAGLACAKALREARVDARILEAGDAPGGRVRTDAHEGFLLDRGFQVYLTAYPEGQRVLDLKALSLRRFIPGAKVWRGGRLHTLADPLRQPLEAVSHLFTPVGGLLDKLRVLELRQHATSGELGDLWQRPQQDSLRFLRDLGFSEEMIDTFLRPFFGGIFLERELATSSRMLEFVFRMFSKGHTVVPERGMGAIAEQLAAKLPSGVLRMKVRVAEVWGHRVRLADGEMLHADAVVVATDPATAASLLVGMPAPRMNRVTCLYFAAPEPPVEGPWLVLDGEGRGLVNNVAVMSEVSPAYAPKGQALVSVSVVDDGGDAQALEARVRGQLTEWFGTAVSAWRHLRTYAIAEALPVQTPSALVEPHRPVRLAPGLYVCGDHRENASIDGALTSGRRAAEAVLLDLER; encoded by the coding sequence GTGGCGAAGCCAGGGGTCATCGTCGTGGGTGCGGGGCTCGCGGGGCTGGCGTGCGCGAAGGCCCTCCGGGAGGCGCGCGTGGATGCGCGCATCCTCGAAGCAGGGGACGCGCCGGGCGGTCGGGTGCGCACCGACGCGCACGAGGGCTTCCTGCTGGACCGGGGCTTCCAGGTGTACCTCACCGCCTATCCGGAAGGTCAGCGCGTGCTGGACCTGAAGGCCCTGTCCCTCCGGCGCTTCATCCCGGGCGCCAAGGTGTGGCGGGGTGGGCGGCTGCACACGCTGGCGGATCCGCTGCGGCAGCCGCTGGAAGCGGTGTCGCACCTGTTCACGCCCGTGGGGGGGCTGCTGGACAAGCTGCGCGTGCTGGAGCTGCGGCAGCACGCGACGTCGGGTGAGCTGGGGGACCTGTGGCAGCGGCCGCAGCAGGACTCGCTGCGCTTCCTGCGCGACCTGGGCTTCTCAGAGGAGATGATCGACACGTTCCTGCGCCCGTTCTTCGGCGGCATCTTCCTGGAGCGCGAGCTGGCGACGTCCAGCCGGATGCTGGAGTTCGTGTTCCGGATGTTCTCGAAGGGGCACACGGTGGTGCCGGAGCGGGGCATGGGCGCCATTGCGGAGCAGCTCGCGGCGAAGCTGCCGTCAGGGGTGCTGCGGATGAAGGTGCGGGTGGCGGAGGTGTGGGGCCACCGCGTGCGACTGGCGGACGGCGAGATGCTGCACGCGGACGCGGTGGTGGTGGCGACCGACCCCGCAACGGCGGCGTCCCTGCTGGTGGGCATGCCGGCGCCCCGGATGAACCGGGTGACGTGCCTGTACTTCGCCGCGCCGGAGCCGCCGGTGGAGGGGCCGTGGCTCGTGCTCGACGGCGAGGGCCGGGGCCTGGTGAACAACGTGGCGGTGATGAGCGAGGTGTCCCCCGCCTACGCTCCGAAGGGACAGGCCCTGGTGTCCGTGTCGGTGGTGGATGACGGCGGGGACGCGCAGGCGCTGGAGGCGCGCGTGCGCGGGCAGCTCACGGAGTGGTTCGGCACGGCGGTGTCCGCGTGGCGGCACCTGCGCACCTACGCCATCGCGGAGGCGCTGCCGGTGCAGACCCCGTCCGCGCTGGTGGAGCCTCACCGGCCGGTGCGGCTGGCCCCGGGGCTCTACGTGTGCGGAGACCACCGCGAGAACGCCTCCATCGACGGGGCGCTCACGTCGGGGCGCCGCGCGGCGGAGGCGGTGCTGCTGGACCTGGAGCGGTAG
- a CDS encoding S8 family peptidase: MLRRLALLGMLGLAACDSDGDDDDDILDTTKGTVEGTLQPFQAGSAAVGSPSSLDAFFSLPNAKSLSQSVSRALAARGVWRTGIPSKPLTQASSLLPGQVIIRFDTPGLSAEEAVAQARVAGYHVEHQAYLSDTLHLLRFEVRQPQAMSSGAPNVRALTEAEHVRVLQKVQAVPGVQHAESNVRVRPLAVPNDPLYSRQWHYSKMNLPAAWDLGTGSESIIVAVLDTGSTDHPDLNSRMLPGMDLISDTANAGDGNGVDTNPKDEGRDLPNGGSSFHGTHVAGTIGASSNNGVGIAGVTWSGRNIVPVRVLGTQGGSLADIVAGMNWASGGNVPGVAPIANRARVINMSLGGNGAPSKALQDTVNAAVLRGSIFVVAAGNENTSTANSFPCNLQNVICVGAVRFNGKRASYSNFGPQVDVMAAGGQTSEDRNGDKFPDGVLSTLPNSSNQPSYDWYQGTSMATPHVAGIVALMLAKNPGLSSQEVEGILKDTADATSLCSEGCGAGLVDAYAAVLRASGGGNPDAPPKLAISTTQLSITGTDTQTLSVRNNGGGSLQVGVAVSGANASAVSVSSTSLTIPAYKSASLSVSVNPGSLAVGSYVAQVDLTGASGAGSAQVLVKFRVGATEGKDAVLAFAYLDAAGEVQIDDDGIGTVSGAGGYEYTTKLTPRDYLVLASIDDTGEGDYFDDGDRVGFWRDTTQVETVAVTKGQKTPGISFTLVPYQSDEDEQPNATIGQPCSSSSQCGANGLCANGSAFPGGYCTQDCLSLSCPSGSACYPSSDGASAYCFASCTPSSSGTTQGSCRTGYVCVDDGAGGGACIPP; encoded by the coding sequence ATGCTCCGCCGTCTTGCCCTCCTGGGGATGCTCGGTCTTGCCGCCTGCGACAGCGACGGCGATGACGATGATGACATCCTCGATACGACCAAGGGAACGGTCGAGGGAACCCTGCAGCCCTTCCAGGCGGGCTCCGCCGCGGTGGGCAGCCCGTCCTCGCTGGACGCGTTCTTCTCCCTGCCCAACGCGAAGAGCCTCTCCCAGTCCGTCTCCCGCGCGCTCGCCGCCCGGGGTGTGTGGCGCACGGGCATCCCGTCCAAGCCGCTGACGCAGGCGTCGTCCCTGCTGCCGGGGCAGGTCATCATCCGCTTCGACACGCCGGGCCTGTCCGCGGAGGAGGCCGTCGCGCAGGCGCGGGTCGCCGGCTATCACGTCGAGCACCAGGCGTACCTGAGCGACACCCTGCACCTGCTGCGCTTCGAGGTCCGCCAGCCGCAGGCGATGTCCAGCGGCGCCCCCAACGTGCGCGCCCTCACCGAGGCCGAGCACGTGCGCGTGCTCCAGAAGGTCCAGGCCGTGCCGGGCGTGCAGCACGCGGAGAGCAACGTGCGGGTGCGGCCGCTCGCCGTTCCCAACGACCCGCTGTATTCGCGGCAGTGGCACTACTCGAAGATGAACCTGCCCGCCGCGTGGGACCTGGGCACGGGCAGTGAGTCCATCATCGTCGCGGTGCTGGACACCGGCAGCACCGACCACCCGGACCTGAACTCGCGCATGCTGCCGGGCATGGACCTCATCTCCGACACCGCCAACGCCGGGGATGGCAATGGCGTGGACACCAACCCGAAGGACGAGGGGCGGGACCTGCCCAACGGGGGCTCGTCGTTCCACGGCACGCACGTGGCCGGCACCATTGGCGCGTCGTCCAACAACGGCGTGGGCATCGCGGGCGTCACCTGGTCGGGCCGCAACATCGTCCCGGTGCGCGTGCTGGGCACGCAGGGCGGCTCGCTGGCGGACATCGTCGCGGGCATGAACTGGGCCAGCGGTGGCAACGTCCCGGGCGTGGCGCCCATCGCCAACCGGGCGCGGGTCATCAACATGAGCCTGGGCGGCAACGGCGCTCCGTCGAAGGCGCTCCAGGACACGGTGAACGCCGCCGTGTTGCGCGGCTCCATCTTCGTGGTCGCTGCTGGCAACGAGAACACGAGCACCGCCAACAGCTTTCCCTGCAACCTGCAGAACGTCATCTGCGTGGGCGCGGTGCGCTTCAACGGCAAGCGCGCCAGCTACTCCAACTTCGGGCCCCAAGTGGACGTCATGGCCGCGGGCGGTCAGACGAGCGAGGACCGCAACGGCGACAAGTTCCCGGACGGCGTGCTGTCCACCCTGCCCAACAGCAGCAACCAGCCGTCGTATGACTGGTACCAGGGCACCAGCATGGCCACCCCGCACGTGGCGGGCATCGTCGCGCTGATGCTCGCGAAGAACCCCGGCCTCTCGTCCCAGGAAGTGGAGGGCATCCTGAAGGACACGGCGGACGCGACGAGCCTGTGCTCGGAGGGTTGCGGCGCGGGGCTCGTGGACGCCTACGCCGCCGTCCTGCGCGCGTCGGGTGGAGGCAACCCGGACGCCCCGCCGAAGCTCGCCATCAGCACCACCCAGCTGTCCATCACGGGGACGGACACGCAGACCCTGTCGGTGCGCAACAACGGCGGCGGGTCGCTGCAGGTGGGCGTCGCCGTCTCCGGCGCCAACGCCTCCGCGGTGTCCGTCTCCAGCACCTCGCTGACGATCCCCGCCTACAAGTCCGCGTCGCTGAGCGTGAGCGTCAATCCGGGCTCGCTGGCCGTGGGCAGCTACGTGGCGCAGGTGGACCTCACGGGCGCGTCAGGCGCGGGCTCCGCGCAGGTGCTGGTGAAGTTCCGCGTGGGCGCCACCGAGGGCAAGGACGCGGTCCTCGCCTTCGCCTACCTGGATGCGGCGGGTGAGGTGCAGATCGACGACGACGGCATCGGCACGGTGTCCGGGGCCGGCGGCTACGAATACACGACGAAGCTCACCCCCCGCGACTACCTGGTGCTGGCGTCCATCGACGACACCGGCGAGGGCGACTACTTCGACGACGGTGATCGCGTGGGCTTCTGGCGCGACACCACCCAGGTGGAGACCGTGGCGGTGACGAAGGGACAGAAGACCCCGGGCATCAGCTTCACCCTGGTGCCCTACCAGTCCGACGAGGACGAGCAGCCCAACGCGACCATCGGGCAGCCCTGCTCCAGCAGCAGCCAGTGTGGCGCCAACGGCCTGTGCGCCAATGGGAGCGCCTTCCCGGGCGGCTACTGCACCCAGGACTGTCTGTCGTTGAGCTGCCCGTCGGGTTCGGCCTGCTACCCGAGCAGCGATGGCGCCAGCGCCTACTGCTTCGCTTCGTGCACGCCGTCGAGCTCCGGCACGACGCAGGGCTCGTGCCGCACCGGCTACGTGTGCGTGGACGACGGTGCGGGCGGCGGCGCCTGCATCCCTCCCTGA
- a CDS encoding CPBP family intramembrane glutamic endopeptidase — protein MTVPPAVFPPAGDAAPSSWRALATAGVLAWTALVHAHPPFFFAIASGFCALWLAVTWRAMGPWRRTPPRLTLPDAAWSVAQALVLYVGARAFLWAFCGGFTDALCEPLHAVYATFGTGSWSTALALVLLLVPAEELFWRGLVQGALRPRLGRWGAVAGSAVLSSLALLVFGEPLLALAALPTSLAWGALAEWRRTPVASWLSHALWDVLIVVLLPAA, from the coding sequence ATGACGGTCCCTCCCGCTGTTTTCCCGCCGGCCGGTGATGCGGCCCCGTCCTCCTGGCGGGCCCTGGCCACCGCGGGCGTGCTGGCCTGGACGGCGCTGGTGCACGCGCACCCGCCGTTCTTCTTCGCCATCGCCTCCGGCTTCTGCGCCCTCTGGCTCGCGGTGACGTGGCGGGCGATGGGCCCCTGGCGAAGGACTCCGCCGCGCCTGACGCTTCCGGATGCCGCGTGGAGCGTGGCCCAGGCGTTGGTGCTGTACGTCGGCGCGCGCGCGTTCCTGTGGGCCTTCTGTGGCGGCTTCACGGACGCGCTCTGCGAGCCGCTGCACGCCGTCTACGCGACGTTTGGCACGGGCTCCTGGAGCACGGCCCTGGCCCTGGTGCTGCTGCTCGTGCCCGCGGAGGAGCTGTTCTGGCGCGGCCTGGTGCAGGGCGCGCTGCGGCCGCGACTGGGGCGGTGGGGCGCGGTGGCCGGGTCGGCGGTGCTGTCCAGCCTCGCGCTGCTCGTCTTCGGGGAGCCCCTGCTGGCCCTGGCCGCGCTGCCCACGTCCCTCGCCTGGGGCGCGCTGGCCGAGTGGCGCCGTACACCCGTGGCGTCCTGGTTGAGCCACGCGCTGTGGGACGTGCTCATCGTCGTGCTGCTGCCCGCGGCGTGA
- a CDS encoding 2-dehydropantoate 2-reductase, producing MATSPEICVFGAGSIGCYVGGRLAANGATVRFIGRERVVREVREHGLRLTDLHGADQRVPAAQVDIDTAPTALDTADLVLVTVKSAATEEAGRTLASRLKPGASVVSFQNGLHNAQVLRDLLPGRTVLAGTVLFNVAAQGQGAFHAGSEGTLDIEQHAVLAPFVDAFARAGLPLKQHADFGAVMWAKLLFNLNNAINALADLPLKEELSRRAWRRCVALAQREALAVLDVARVKPAKFTPLPPHWIPGLLEMPDAVFAVLAKKMLAIDPKARSSMWDDLKAGRKTEVDYLNGEVVRLGQKHGVAVPVNSRIVELVHEAEAGPRRAWTGEALLAELQRAKSSTGA from the coding sequence ATGGCCACCTCCCCTGAAATCTGCGTCTTCGGCGCGGGCAGCATCGGCTGCTATGTCGGCGGTCGGCTCGCCGCGAATGGCGCCACGGTGCGCTTCATTGGCCGCGAGCGCGTGGTGCGGGAGGTCCGCGAGCACGGCCTGCGCCTGACGGACCTGCATGGGGCGGATCAGCGGGTGCCCGCCGCGCAGGTGGACATCGACACGGCGCCCACGGCGCTGGACACCGCGGACCTGGTGCTCGTCACGGTGAAGTCCGCGGCGACGGAGGAGGCGGGGCGCACGCTCGCGTCCCGGCTCAAGCCCGGCGCCAGCGTCGTCAGCTTCCAGAACGGCCTGCACAACGCCCAGGTGCTGCGCGACCTGCTGCCCGGCCGCACGGTGCTCGCCGGGACGGTGCTCTTCAACGTCGCGGCGCAGGGGCAGGGCGCCTTCCACGCGGGTTCGGAGGGCACGCTGGACATCGAACAGCACGCGGTGCTCGCGCCCTTCGTGGACGCCTTCGCTCGCGCGGGGCTGCCGCTGAAGCAGCACGCCGACTTTGGCGCGGTGATGTGGGCGAAGCTGCTGTTCAACCTCAACAACGCCATCAACGCGCTGGCCGACCTGCCGCTGAAGGAGGAGCTGTCGCGGCGCGCGTGGCGGCGATGTGTCGCGCTCGCGCAGCGTGAAGCCCTGGCCGTGCTGGACGTGGCCCGGGTGAAGCCCGCGAAGTTCACGCCCCTGCCGCCGCACTGGATTCCGGGCCTGCTGGAGATGCCGGACGCGGTGTTCGCGGTGCTCGCGAAGAAGATGCTCGCCATCGATCCGAAGGCGCGCTCGTCCATGTGGGACGACCTCAAGGCGGGCCGCAAGACGGAGGTGGACTACCTCAACGGGGAGGTCGTCCGGCTGGGACAGAAGCACGGCGTGGCCGTGCCGGTGAACTCCCGCATCGTGGAGCTGGTCCACGAGGCGGAAGCCGGCCCCCGTCGCGCGTGGACCGGCGAGGCCCTGCTCGCCGAGCTGCAGCGGGCGAAGTCCTCGACGGGGGCCTGA
- the htpG gene encoding molecular chaperone HtpG, protein MSAETHPQRETHSFQAEIQQLLSLVINSLYSHQEIFLRELVSNASDALDKLRFRAITEPDLLKDEPALELRIIPDADKGTLTIEDTGIGMTHDELVKNLGTIAHSGSREFLQALAQKGQKDMQLIGQFGVGFYSAYLVADRVDVVSRAPGESTAWRWASEAHGTFTVEPAEKATRGTAITLHLKPDQKEFLDEWKLRQLITQYSDYVGHPIKLQVTKQVGSGETQATQTALEVVNKASALWQRPKSEVTDEQYQEFYKHLTHDYDQPLAWTHFKADGTQQFTGLLFVPRHPPFDLNSQQQRGVRLFVKRVFIMDRCEDLVPQWLRFVRGVIDSDDLPLNVSREMLQDSAVVRAIRKHVVKKSLDLLEKMAKDKPDDYRTFWESFGTVVKEGLTLETEYREKLGALVRYESSREEGLTSLADYVTRMKEGQEAIYYVYGESRKAVADSPHLESLKKRGYEVLFMTDPVDEWAAQGLRDFQGKPLVSALNADLKLQSTDEEKKEKEQHSEGLKGLTDRMKDVLREDVREVRVSDRLTDSPVCLVVSEGGSPAYLERLLKERGKGMPRMKRILEINPKHPVIEHLRGLIARDPSLPQVSEWIELLHDQALLTEGSPLSDPNRFARRMTALLTQLATSGAGNGLPDAAQVPPPAAATVTATAPTT, encoded by the coding sequence ATGTCCGCAGAGACCCACCCCCAGCGGGAAACCCATTCGTTCCAGGCGGAGATCCAGCAGCTGCTGAGCCTGGTCATCAATTCGCTCTACAGCCACCAGGAGATCTTCCTGCGGGAGCTGGTGTCCAACGCGTCGGACGCGCTGGACAAGCTGCGCTTCCGCGCCATCACGGAGCCGGACCTCCTCAAGGACGAGCCGGCGCTGGAGCTGCGCATCATCCCGGACGCCGACAAGGGCACCCTCACCATCGAGGACACCGGCATCGGCATGACGCACGACGAGTTGGTGAAGAACCTGGGCACCATCGCGCACTCCGGTTCGCGCGAGTTCCTCCAGGCCCTGGCCCAGAAGGGCCAGAAGGACATGCAGCTCATCGGTCAGTTCGGCGTGGGCTTCTACAGCGCGTACCTGGTCGCGGACCGCGTGGACGTGGTGAGCCGCGCCCCCGGTGAGAGCACCGCGTGGCGCTGGGCGTCGGAGGCGCACGGCACCTTCACCGTGGAGCCCGCGGAGAAGGCCACGCGCGGCACCGCCATCACGCTGCACCTGAAGCCGGACCAGAAGGAGTTCCTGGACGAGTGGAAGCTGCGCCAGCTCATCACCCAGTACTCGGACTACGTGGGCCACCCCATCAAGCTCCAGGTGACGAAGCAGGTGGGCAGCGGGGAGACCCAGGCCACCCAGACGGCGCTGGAGGTGGTGAACAAGGCGAGCGCCCTGTGGCAGCGCCCGAAGTCGGAGGTGACGGACGAGCAATACCAGGAGTTCTACAAGCACCTGACGCACGACTACGACCAGCCGCTGGCGTGGACGCACTTCAAGGCGGACGGCACGCAGCAGTTCACCGGCCTGCTCTTCGTGCCCAGGCACCCGCCGTTCGACCTGAACTCGCAGCAGCAGCGCGGCGTGCGGCTGTTCGTCAAGCGCGTGTTCATCATGGACCGCTGCGAGGACCTGGTGCCGCAGTGGCTGCGCTTCGTGCGCGGCGTCATCGACTCGGACGACCTGCCGCTCAACGTGTCGCGTGAGATGTTGCAGGACTCCGCGGTGGTGCGCGCCATCCGCAAGCACGTCGTGAAGAAGTCGCTGGACCTGCTGGAGAAGATGGCCAAGGACAAGCCGGACGACTACCGCACGTTCTGGGAGTCCTTCGGCACGGTGGTGAAGGAAGGCCTGACGCTGGAGACGGAGTACCGCGAGAAGCTGGGGGCGCTCGTGCGCTACGAGTCCTCGCGCGAGGAGGGCCTCACGTCGCTGGCGGACTACGTCACGCGCATGAAGGAGGGCCAGGAGGCCATCTACTACGTCTACGGCGAGAGCCGGAAGGCGGTGGCGGACAGCCCCCACCTGGAGTCGCTGAAGAAGCGCGGCTACGAGGTGCTCTTCATGACGGACCCGGTGGACGAGTGGGCCGCGCAGGGCCTGCGCGACTTCCAGGGCAAGCCGCTGGTCTCCGCGCTCAACGCGGACCTGAAGCTCCAGTCCACGGACGAGGAGAAGAAGGAGAAGGAGCAGCACTCCGAAGGGCTCAAGGGCCTCACGGACCGGATGAAGGACGTGCTGCGCGAGGACGTGCGCGAGGTGCGCGTGTCGGATCGCCTCACGGATTCGCCGGTGTGCCTGGTGGTGTCCGAGGGCGGCTCGCCGGCCTACCTGGAGCGGCTGCTGAAGGAGCGCGGCAAGGGGATGCCGCGCATGAAGCGCATCCTGGAGATCAACCCCAAGCACCCGGTCATCGAGCACCTGCGCGGCCTCATCGCCCGGGATCCGTCCCTGCCGCAGGTGAGCGAGTGGATTGAGCTCCTGCACGACCAGGCGCTGCTCACCGAGGGCAGCCCGCTGAGCGATCCGAACCGCTTCGCCCGGAGGATGACCGCGCTGCTCACGCAGCTGGCCACGTCCGGCGCGGGCAACGGCCTCCCGGATGCGGCCCAGGTGCCGCCCCCCGCCGCCGCCACCGTGACGGCGACGGCGCCCACGACCTGA
- a CDS encoding dipeptidyl-peptidase 3 family protein → MAKFSSRTLLPLLGAMLLSGAAPAAEAPARLPDAPTLKRMTARFAPVDLKVDVSKLPDAEKRALAKVVQAAKLMDPLFLRQAWAGNEALLLDLVKDTTPLGKARLHAFLLNKGPWSRLDEAKPFLPGVPAKPEEGNFYPAGATKAEVEAWVKGLPEAQQPAATGFFTTLRKGPDGKFVSVPYSIEYQGELALAAQLLREAAALTQQPTLKSFLEKRAAAFLSNDYYASEVAWMELDASVEPTIGPYEVYEDGWFNYKAAFEAFVGVRDDVETQKLSKFSAELQELENNLPIEPSLRNPKIGALAPIRVINSLYSSGDANRGVQTAAFNLPNDERVAAEKGTKRVMLKNVQEAKFQRVLLPIAKVALPAKDRKDVAFDAFFTHILMHELMHGLGPHNVTVAGKQTTVRQALQASSSAIEEAKADVSGLWALQRLVDKGTLDKSLQRTMYTTFLASAFRSIRFGIDEAHGKGVALQLNHFLDTGAVKVNADGTFEVVPDKMQASVTSLTNQLMALQAKGDRAEAEALLAKQGVVRPSVQKVLERLKNVPVDIEPRYVTADMLVRDFGAPAAAPATK, encoded by the coding sequence ATGGCCAAGTTTTCCTCCCGCACCCTCCTGCCCCTGCTCGGCGCCATGCTCCTGTCCGGCGCCGCCCCCGCCGCGGAGGCGCCCGCCCGCCTGCCCGACGCCCCGACGCTGAAGCGCATGACGGCGCGCTTCGCCCCGGTGGACCTGAAGGTGGACGTCTCCAAGCTGCCGGACGCGGAGAAGCGCGCCCTGGCCAAGGTGGTCCAGGCCGCGAAGCTGATGGACCCCCTCTTCCTGCGTCAGGCCTGGGCGGGCAACGAGGCGCTGCTCCTGGACCTGGTGAAGGACACGACGCCCCTGGGCAAGGCGCGGCTGCACGCGTTCCTGCTCAACAAGGGCCCCTGGTCGCGCCTGGACGAGGCGAAGCCGTTCCTGCCCGGCGTGCCGGCGAAGCCGGAGGAGGGCAACTTCTATCCCGCGGGCGCCACCAAGGCGGAGGTGGAGGCGTGGGTGAAGGGCCTGCCGGAGGCGCAGCAGCCCGCGGCGACGGGCTTCTTCACCACGCTGCGCAAGGGACCGGACGGCAAGTTCGTGAGCGTGCCCTACAGCATCGAATACCAGGGCGAGCTGGCCCTGGCCGCGCAGCTGCTGCGCGAGGCGGCGGCGCTCACCCAGCAGCCCACGCTCAAGAGCTTCCTGGAGAAGCGCGCCGCGGCGTTCCTGTCCAACGACTACTACGCGAGCGAGGTCGCGTGGATGGAGCTGGACGCGAGCGTGGAGCCCACCATCGGGCCCTATGAGGTCTACGAGGACGGCTGGTTCAACTACAAGGCCGCGTTCGAGGCGTTCGTCGGCGTGCGCGACGACGTGGAGACGCAGAAGCTCTCCAAGTTCAGCGCGGAGCTGCAGGAGCTGGAGAACAACCTCCCCATCGAGCCGTCGCTGCGCAACCCGAAGATTGGCGCGCTGGCCCCCATCCGCGTCATCAACAGCCTGTACTCCTCCGGCGACGCCAACCGCGGCGTGCAGACCGCGGCCTTCAACCTGCCCAACGACGAGCGCGTGGCGGCGGAGAAGGGCACCAAGCGCGTGATGCTCAAGAACGTGCAGGAGGCCAAGTTCCAGCGCGTGCTGCTGCCCATCGCGAAGGTGGCGCTGCCCGCGAAGGACCGCAAGGACGTGGCCTTCGACGCCTTCTTCACGCACATCCTGATGCACGAGCTGATGCACGGCCTGGGGCCCCACAACGTCACCGTGGCCGGGAAGCAGACGACGGTGCGGCAGGCGCTCCAGGCGTCCTCCAGCGCGATTGAAGAGGCCAAGGCGGACGTCTCCGGCCTGTGGGCGCTCCAGCGGCTGGTGGACAAGGGCACCCTGGACAAGTCCCTGCAGCGCACCATGTATACGACGTTCCTCGCGTCCGCGTTCCGCTCCATCCGCTTCGGCATCGACGAGGCGCACGGCAAGGGCGTGGCGCTGCAGCTCAACCACTTCCTGGACACCGGCGCGGTGAAGGTGAACGCGGACGGCACCTTCGAGGTGGTGCCGGACAAGATGCAGGCGTCCGTCACGTCGCTGACGAACCAGCTCATGGCCCTGCAGGCGAAGGGCGACCGCGCGGAGGCCGAGGCCCTGCTCGCGAAGCAGGGGGTGGTGCGGCCCTCCGTGCAGAAGGTGCTGGAGCGGCTGAAGAACGTGCCGGTGGACATCGAGCCGCGCTACGTCACCGCGGACATGCTGGTGCGCGACTTCGGCGCGCCCGCGGCGGCCCCCGCCACGAAGTAG